From a single Solanum dulcamara chromosome 4, daSolDulc1.2, whole genome shotgun sequence genomic region:
- the LOC129887402 gene encoding gibberellin 2-beta-dioxygenase 2-like, whose protein sequence is MVVAHHPSSRQEKLRDIELPIIDFMAERSQVSKLIVKASENLGFFKVINHGVPQHVIKAMEDESYVFFSKPASQKQRAGPANPYGYGCKNIGFNGDYGEVEYLLLHTNPLSISQTSNCTISNDDPTLFRCAVNGYVAAVRELACEILELMAEGLGVPDPETSVLSNFLRDSDSDSLLRLNHYPPLQLVNNGIGFGEHTDPQILTILRSNDVPGLQISTQDGFWVPVSPHPSTAFCVNVGDALQALTNGRFLSVRHRAMVNSCRRRMSMAYFGAPAPNARIACPPELLSPHKPNLYRPFTWDEYKKATYSRKLGDTRLHFFRVQSDHDDLTE, encoded by the exons ATGGTGGTGGCTCATCATCCGTCTAGTCGACAAGAAAAATTACGTGACATTGAACTTCCCATCATAGACTTTATGGCGGAGAGATCACAAGTGTCAAAGCTCATTGTCAAAGCCTCTGAAAACTTGggtttcttcaaagtcatcaACCATGGTGTCCCCCAACATGTCATAAAAGCAATGGAAGATGAAAGCTATGTCTTTTTTTCTAAACCGGCTTCCCAAAAACAACGTGCTGGACCGGCAAATCCCTATGGTTATGGCTGCAAGAACATAGGATTCAATGGAGATTATGGAGAAGTTGAATATTTGCTTCTTCATACCAACCCTTTGTCTATCTCTCAAACATCCAATTGTACTATTTCCAATGATGACCCAACCCTCTTTAG GTGTGCAGTGAATGGTTACGTAGCAGCAGTTAGGGAGTTGGCATGTGAAATATTGGAGCTGATGGCAGAAGGATTAGGGGTCCCAGACCCAGAGACGTCAGTGTTAAGCAACTTCCTTAGGGACTCGGATTCAGACTCTCTTCTTAGGCTCAATCACTATCCTCCACTACAACTTGTCAACAATGGAATTGGATTTGGAGAGCATACTGATCCTCAGATCTTGACCATCTTGAGATCCAACGATGTCCCTGGCCTTCAAATCTCAACACAAGACGGTTTCTGGGTCCCTGTCTCCCCTCACCCTTCTACTGCCTTCTGCGTCAATGTGGGTGACGCCCTACAA GCACTGACGAACGGAAGGTTTTTGAGTGTAAGGCATAGGGCAATGGTGAATTCTTGTAGAAGGAGGATGTCAATGGCTTACTTTGGTGCTCCAGCACCCAATGCCAGGATAGCTTGTCCCCCTGAGCTGCTCTCACCACACAAACCTAATCTGTACAGGCCTTTCACTTGGGATGAGTATAAGAAAGCTACTTATTCCAGGAAGCTTGGAGACACTCGCCTTCACTTCTTTAGGGTACAATCAGATCATGATGATCTTACTGAATGA
- the LOC129887400 gene encoding alkaline/neutral invertase A, mitochondrial-like, producing MNTSSCIGISTMRPCCRILSSCKGSSSFGYPFGKYNHLINDNLSNPHCRSDDIHRVSNYANRFIGVIGSNRSAFCGSDSNWKQSRILFGFRLNKDTRCDSVNVNVASNVRNHSTSIEAQVNEKSFDKFYIQGGLNVKPLIIEGIESAKDVAKVEEEVRTDINDGSAVNVKHPDNYLNGKSVSELPHERELSELEKEAWNLLRGAVVNYCGFPVGTVAANDPADKLLLNYDQVFIRDFVPSALAFLLNGEEEIVKNFLLHTLQLQSWEKTVDCYNPGEGLMPASFKVRTVPLDGRNGEFEDVLDPDFGESAIGRVAPVDSGLWWIILLRAYGRITGDYTLQERVDVQTGICLILNLCLSDGFDMFPTLLVTDGSCMIDRRMGIHGHPLEIQALFYSALRSSREMLTINDSTKSLVAAINNRLSALSFHMREYYWLDRKKINEIYRYKTEEYSTDAINKFNIYPDQIPPWLVDWIPEIGGYLVGNLQPAHMDFRFFTHGNIWTIISSLGSHEQNESILNLIEDKWDDLMGKMPLKICYPALEHEEWRIITGSDPKNTPWSYHNGGSWPTLLWQFTLACIKMGRPELAKKAVDLAEKRLSADHWPEYYDTRHGRFIGKQARLCQTWTIAGYLTSKMLLENPDMASKLFWNEDYELLENCVCALRANGHRKCSRFAARSQVGL from the exons ATGAATACTAGCAGTTGCATTGGTATTTCAACCATGAGACCATGTTGTAGAATCCTGAGCAGTTGTAAAGGCTCATCCTCTTTTGGTTACCCATTTGGGAAATATAATCATTTAATTAATGATAATTTGTCGAATCCGCACTGCAGATCAGATGATATACATAGGGTTTCTAATTATGCTAATAGGTTTATAGGGGTTATTGGTTCGAATCGGAGTGCTTTTTGTGGATCCGATTCGAATTGGAAGCAGTCTAGGATTCTTTTCGGTTTTAGGTTGAATAAGGATACTAGGTGCGACTCTGTCAATGTAAATGTTGCATCTAATGTAAGGAATCATTCAACTTCAATTGAAGCTCAAGTTAATGAGAAGAGCTTCGATAAGTTTTACATACAAGGGGGCTTAAATGTGAAGCCTTTAATCATTGAGGGAATAGAATCAGCTAAAGACGTAGCTAAAGTAGAAGAAGAAGTTAGGACAGATATAAATGATGGATCAGCTGTAAATGTAAAGCATCCTGATAATTATTTAAATGGGAAGAGTGTTTCTGAATTACCCCATGAGAGAGAGTTATCTGAATTGGAAAAGGAAGCATGGAATTTGCTTAGAGGAGCAGTTGTAAACTATTGTGGCTTCCCCGTTGGGACTGTGGCAGCTAATGATCCAGCTGATAAGCTGCTGCTTAATTACGATCAAGTGTTTATACGCGATTTTGTCCCATCGGCTCTTGCTTTTTTGCTGAATGGAGAGGAGGAGATTGTGAAGAATTTTCTGCTCCACACTCTGCAGCTGCAG AGCTGGGAGAAAACCGTCGACTGCTATAATCCTGGAGAAGGATTGATGCCCGCAAGTTTTAAAGTCAGAACTGTGCCTCTTGATGGAAGGAATGGTGAATTTGAAGATGTGCTGGACCCAGACTTTGGTGAATCTGCAATTGGACGTGTTGCACCTGTTGATTCTG GGTTGTGGTGGATTATCTTATTAAGAGCTTATGGAAGGATTACAGGGGACTATACTTTGCAAGAAAGGGTGGATGTGCAGACAGGCATATGCCTGATACTTAACTTGTGCTTAAGTGATGGTTTTGACATGTTTCCTACTCTCTTGGTCACTGATGGTTCTTGCATGATTGATAGGCGGATGGGTATTCATGGTCATCCACTTGAGATCCAA GCCCTGTTTTATTCAGCTTTACGAAGTTCTCGTGAGATGCTCACCATCAACGACTCCACAAAAAGTCTTGTTGCTGCCATCAATAATCGTCTCAGTGCACTATCATTTCACATGAGGGAGTATTATTGGTTGGACCGGAAAAAGATTAATGAGATATATCGGTATAAAACAGAAGAATACTCTACAGATGCCATCAACAAGTTCAATATCTACCCAGATCAAATCCCGCCTTGGCTTGTGGATTGGATTCCAGAGATTGGTGGATATCTTGTTGGCAATTTACAACCTGCACATATGGATTTTCGTTTTTTCACGCATGGAAATatttggaccattatttcatCACTAGGATCTCATGAACAGAATGAATCTATTTTGAATTTGATTGAAGACAAATGGGATGACCTCATGGGGAAAATGCCTCTAAAGATCTGTTACCCAGCTTTAGAACATGAAGAATGGCGCATTATCACTGGCAGTGACCCTAAGAATAC CCCATGGTCATATCATAACGGTGGTTCATGGCCTACTCTACTGTGGCAG TTTACCCTTGCTTGTATTAAAATGGGAAGGCCAGAACTAGCAAAAAAGGCTGTGGATTTGGCTGAAAAGAGGCTTTCAGCAGACCATTGGCCTGAATATTATGATACAAGGCATGGGAGATTCATCGGCAAGCAAGCTCGATTGTGTCAGACATGGACAATTGCTGGATACTTGACCTCAAAGATGCTGTTGGAAAATCCAGACATGGCATCCAAGTTGTTCTGGAACGAGGATTATGAGCTCCTTGAGAATTGTGTTTGCGCACTAAGAGCGAATGGTCACAGGAAATGTTCGCGCTTTGCTGCCAGATCTCAAGTAGGTCTCTAA